In the Pseudorasbora parva isolate DD20220531a chromosome 23, ASM2467924v1, whole genome shotgun sequence genome, one interval contains:
- the bhlha9 gene encoding class A basic helix-loop-helix protein 9 — MTLETACRFSMASRGSFTSSEFSEEELDGSLQGSEDLDSSDGCSLTGRYPNSTLSEPEERQGKKRSRPVRSKARRVAANVRERKRIMDYNQAFNALRVALHHDLSGKRLSKIATLQRAINRISALSVFLTNNPPASTGKPCSHLECHGQPGGLWPEMEPPPPAHLESQNFLSWHQPLTHHIQNPLHRLSSEKHVFTGPACPPSPHYSCFSPDAQLYTPNSVASPPRYGRIVDVGTYQPGVWGSCGPNHIDNYGETLQTLPLPWHMGYLQDAGPQHCHATL, encoded by the coding sequence ATGACACTGGAAACAGCCTGCAGATTCTCCATGGCGAGCAGAGGAAGCTTCACCAGCTCCGAGTTCTCAGAGGAGGAACTGGATGGGAGTCTTCAAGGGTCTGAGGATCTGGACAGCAGCGATGGCTGCAGCCTGACAGGACGTTACCCCAACAGCACCCTAAGTGAGCCGGAGGAGAGACAGGGCAAGAAACGCAGTAGACCGGTGCGCTCCAAAGCACGCAGAGTGGCGGCCAACGtgagagagaggaaacgcaTCATGGATTATAACCAGGCCTTCAACGCTCTCCGAGTGGCTTTGCATCACGACCTGAGTGGAAAACGTCTGTCGAAGATCGCCACGCTCCAGAGAGCCATCAATCGAATCTCTGCTTTGTCTGTCTTCCTCACCAACAACCCACCTGCAAGTACGGGGAAGCCCTGCAGCCACCTTGAGTGTCACGGTCAGCCTGGCGGCTTGTGGCCGGAAATGGAGCCACCACCACCCGCCCACCTCGAATCCCAAAACTTCCTCTCCTGGCATCAGCCACTCACCCACCATATACAAAACCCCTTGCACAGACTGTCCTCAGAGAAACATGTTTTTACGGGCCCTGCATGTCCGCCATCCCCTCATTACTCGTGTTTCTCACCTGATGCCCAGCTTTACACACCTAACAGCGTGGCAAGCCCACCTAGGTATGGACGGATAGTTGATGTCGGGACGTATCAGCCAGGAGTTTGGGGATCTTGTGGCCCAAATCATATAGACAATTACGGGGAAACACTCCAGACACTACCTCTGCCCTGGCACATGGGTTATCTACAGGATGCTGGACCTCAGCACTGCCACGCCACACTGTGA